The bacterium genome includes the window GCCCCCGCATGCGCTGGAAGCGCGCCTTGGCGTCGGACGGGGTCATCGCGTACCAGTGCCCGATGTGGAGGTCGCCGCTCGGATACGGGTACATCGTCACGAAATAGTACTTGGGCCGCGAGGCATCGTCGCGGACGCGGTACAGCCCGTCCGCCTCCCAGCGGGCCTGCCACGTGGCTTCTATGGTTTTCGGATCGTAGGGGTCAGTCATGGTCGGGCCACAGCGCCGCCGGGGCCCCGCATCATCTTACCTGAAAACCCCCCGAAGAGGTAGGGCTCCGGCGTCCGGACCTCACATGACGGACCGCATGTCGTGGCCGAGATACCCCGTCAGCGCCACGGCCAGCGCTCCCACGACCGAGAGAGCGATCGCCCACGCCGGCATGTGGTTGCCCGTCCGCCACCGCCACAGAAAGAGGCCAAGAAACAGCGCCGTCGTGCAGTACGCGACGACGCTGTGCCTCAGATGGCGCTGCTCCAGGCCGGTCCCCACGCCCTGCGCTTCGAGATTCAGGAGGTCCAGCCAGCCCATCGCGATGGCCACGAAGGCGGCGGCCAGGCCGATGCCCGTCAACCAGTACGCCGACTCGCGGAACAGCGCGCGATCG containing:
- a CDS encoding DUF2231 domain-containing protein; this encodes MLIHPLVVHFPIALWLTAAFFDVLHLRRPDRALFRESAYWLTGIGLAAAFVAIAMGWLDLLNLEAQGVGTGLEQRHLRHSVVAYCTTALFLGLFLWRWRTGNHMPAWAIALSVVGALAVALTGYLGHDMRSVM